From the genome of Marinobacter sp. F4206:
CTCCAATGGCGGTGACCGGCCGGCCAAACTGCCGGGCCTCGGTGAGCACCGTCGGGGCGGCTGCCGGGGCGTCGGGTTTTGTACCGGAGGTGTAGAAGCGCCCGAACGCGAGGTAGTCTGCGCCGGCGTGATAAGCAATGCGCGCCAGCTCCAGGTCCGCGTGGCACGTGATCCCGATGATCGCGTTTTCCCCCAAGAGGTGACGCGCGCTCGCCAGCGTGTCGTCGGTTTGGCCCAGGTGCACTCCGGCTGCGCCTGAACGCCGGGCCAGGTCCACATCGTCGTTTATCAGCAGCGGAACGCCGGCATTGGCGCAGACGGCCTGCAGATCAAGAGCCTGCCGGAGCCGTTCCGTCGTGGGGGCGCTCTTTTCGCGGTATTGTACCAGAACCGCACCGCCTCGCAGTGCGGCTTCTACCGAGGGAATCAGCGTAGCCGGGGATGTCAGCTGGCTGTCGGTGATGGCATACAATCCCGGTCGCAGTGCCTTGGTCATCGTTCCCACGGGATACCCCGGTCGGGCACCGGCTGGCCCTTGCCGACCTCCAGCGCATGCAGAATTGCGCGGTTAACGTAATTCTGCGCCTGGGAGATCGCGGCTCGCTGGGACAGACCACAGGCCCGGCCAGCGGCGATGGCCGCGGCAAGGGTGCAGCCGGTGCCGTGGTATTCACCACCGACCCGTTCGATTTCCCAGGTCATCGGATCCGGGGCGTGGTTGAAGAGCGTGTTGGTGA
Proteins encoded in this window:
- the thiE gene encoding thiamine phosphate synthase; the encoded protein is MTKALRPGLYAITDSQLTSPATLIPSVEAALRGGAVLVQYREKSAPTTERLRQALDLQAVCANAGVPLLINDDVDLARRSGAAGVHLGQTDDTLASARHLLGENAIIGITCHADLELARIAYHAGADYLAFGRFYTSGTKPDAPAAAPTVLTEARQFGRPVTAIGGITAENGEPLIRAGADMLAVVGGLFGGTPDDIERRARTFTRLFQQHHPLFSLSR